A DNA window from Phoenix dactylifera cultivar Barhee BC4 chromosome 13, palm_55x_up_171113_PBpolish2nd_filt_p, whole genome shotgun sequence contains the following coding sequences:
- the LOC103711462 gene encoding zinc finger protein ZAT11-like: MSSPTCIHTSGLLDQDFMAKLCTAAREEGELESTKMGDLLLLLSCNGAKAQKMNGIEKPMGRVYECKTCNRRFPTFQALGGHRTSHLRPRIRRNRVEPPKKERPKQRVHECPVCGLEFPIGQALGGHMRRHKPTEAGEVHAEEKAGAGKILWLDLNLTPLENDLELTTLRLGLEIVEEASGCHRFL, from the coding sequence ATGAGCTCACCCACATGCATACATACTTCCGGACTTCTTGACCAAGACTTCATGGCCAAGCTTTGCACGGCAgcaagagaggagggggaacTGGAGAGCACCAAGATGGGCGATCTTCTACTGCTGCTCTCTTGTAATGGAGCAAAGGCTCAAAAGATGAACGGCATCGAGAAGCCTATGGGCCGGGTGTACGAGTGCAAGACATGCAATCGCCGGTTTCCGACGTTCCAGGCGCTCGGAGGCCACCGGACGAGCCACTTGAGGCCGAGAATCCGGAGGAATCGGGTCGAGCCGCCCAAGAAGGAGAGGCCAAAGCAAAGGGTGCATGAGTGCCCTGTTTGTGGCTTGGAGTTCCCCATAGGGCAGGCCTTGGGCGGCCACATGAGGAGGCACAAGCCCACGGAGGCCGGCGAGGTCCATGCAGAGGAGAAAGCTGGTGCAGGGAAGATATTGTGGCTGGACTTGAATTTGACCCCTTTAGAGAACGATTTGGAGCTCACAACTCTAAGACTTGGATTAGAGATCGTAGAGGAGGCTTCTGGATGTCATCGATTTTTGTAG